A stretch of DNA from Besnoitia besnoiti strain Bb-Ger1 chromosome II, whole genome shotgun sequence:
CGCGCCTGGCGAGCTCTGAGGCGCTCGCTTCGGTCCTGCCGCTGGGCCTCCGCACAACTAGGCCCGCGACTGGCGCTACCACTCAAACTTGAGCTTCTGCCCTCGATCGACGCTTCGTACGCAGAAAACATATAGTCGACAGCTTTCCGCTCGCGACGACTGCCTGTGAGCAGGAAAGCAAAGACAACAACACACGACACTCGTGCAAATCACGGCGATGGCAGACAGCCACGGTACCCCCCAGAGGCGCCCAAGCAAGCCATATGAAAGAGCACGCTTGCTAATGTGCTGCATGTTGAAAACACAGGGATACACACCTGAGGAGGACGATCGCTTTATCCGTCTCGAGTCCACAGTGTCTATAGTTATGCTTCCGCAGGCGCTTCCAATGGAGATTATCAGCCGACCACAGAGCCCCATATACGGTCCTCTTTGTCCCCtttttcgtctccctctcacACAGAACCGTATCTGCTTTCGACACTAGAAGCAGCAAACAGCCGAAGACTCACTCGCGGGTACGAAGCCCCAGTTGGAAATCTCCAACTGCCGACTTAACGCTTTCTGCCGGCGCAGCTCACgacttctctgcttctcctggATCAAGAACTGCTGATGAGCCTCCAAGAGCACTACGCTCATGCCTGCAGTTGTCTCCTCCTGACAGACAGAGAGCAAAGACCCACAGAGGCAGCCCACAGTGCCCGATCGCAGGGGGATGGCGCTCCAGCCGTCTAAAAAGCCGCTACTACATTGAAAAAACAAGATGAAGCAAACGATTAGGGAATTCAGGAAATACCACAACGACGAGGCAGACCGCCAGGGGAACGGGCAGTTCGTGCATTTGCAGGcgggcgcttctccgccttttTCAGCGCCCCTTCTGAAGCCTCACACAGCGCGCGCTGTGACAGGAATCGCAGACCTGACACGGGCTTACAGGCCCAACCACGACTTCGACCCCCCGACATCCCTCGTGTTGGCGACACCCGCGTCAGCATCCACGGCTTACCATGCCTAGAGCTTCCGCAATGGACTCGAGCGACGAGATGTCTTCACACAAAATTGACAGTTGTTGAGCGTGAGGGTCCTCCTGAAAAAACGAAATTGCACTCACACGTtgccctaaaccctaaactgaAACGTAACTGAGCAACTGCAGACCTCGACACCTCACAGGTCGCACCCTAAACTGCAACTCTGCCTAATAAATATTGTGTTCAAGACGATCGAGGCGCcctaaccctaaaccctcgaCTGCATGATTCCCTGCCTCGCACTAACCCGATAGAGCTTGAAGACAGTTGGATCTCCGCACTGCGGCACTATCCAGTAGAGCCTGCCCGCTTCATCCGACCCCTTGAAGCCAGCTTCAAGCTCTTCCTGAGTCAGCCCTTTCAGCACCTGCAGCGACCGAAGTAAGAGCAGCCTCCAAAAGAACTCACGTCGCTCCACTTACATCAGGTCCACAGCCTTTCCATCAAAACACGCAGAGCGAGCTACCTGAACTTCTTGCCTGGACGACAAGAGACCAACCGCGCTGAACTcacaggggggggggggaggggggggaggggggaggagggcaAAGTGACGACTTCCTCATGCATGTGCTTTTCCGGTGACGCAGTGCCcccggcgccctcggcgtgGAGGTACGACTccgacgcctgcagcgcccgaGCACAGTTAATCCCTGCACCGACGTTCGGAGACCGTCTTTAGAAAGACAGTCTCCGAGCCACGTCTGAACTCACCTTCGCTACCTGCGGGCTCTCGCTCATGGCGTGCTCGATAAGGACTCGAACCAGACGCAGTTTCTGCGAAAGTGAAAGGCAAGTCGCACCGCAGACGCAACTGACCACAAAAAACAGGGGGGAGaagggggggcaggggggggggaaggggcggGCTGGCAGCGGAATGCCGTAGCCGTCGCGCAGACTCAACGTCTCTTTGGCTTCAGACACCGCCATCCGCATCCACCAAagtaaatatgtatatatgtataaatcTATGACGTGTGTACCTAGACGCTATCCCGCGGGCGGGAAACGCTCAGCCCTGCCTCCGCTGGCATCGCGAGAGTGCATTGCGGGCTCTTCTCCACAGAGAATCAGGATGGAAGCTGCTTCTGAAGCATCAGTGCCCGTGCCTGCCCGGGAAATGGAGACGGCCGTGGCCCCCACGCATAGTAACAAAACACTTGACTGAGCGCCTCTGAGAGGGAGAGCACCCTTCTGTGATCCTGGAGTCGCCccgcagacacagagagtGCAGTTCAcacagaaaacagagaggGAGGCCAAGGCCCATAAGGCACTGATGCGCGGATTGCCTCCCGCGACCCACTCACGTGAATGCTTCTCAGTCGACGCCAGTCCTCGCACACCTTGAATGGGTTGTAGACACTCTCCAGCAGAACACCGTCTACATCATTAGTCTCTGTTCCTCCTGCCAGTGAGCCCTGTTTCTTGTCGTCGTTCTTGCGGGGAGCTCGTCCCCCCTCCTTGGTGGATTTTACGTCTTCGGCCGCTGGTGCCCTGTGGTCCGATCGCTCTGACTCGCAGGCCGGAGCAGCggtctcctttttcttcttctctgcgcctccactgGCGTCGCAGCTCTGCCAGACCTTCACGGGGTAGTCAAAGGGCCAGAGGAGTCCCGCTGGAATGATGCCGTCTCGCCGTTTCTCTTCCACGTACCTTCCACACATGCGAGCAATCGACATTCCTGGTGTCATCCGCCTACCAAGAAACCCGAAAATCTTCGTCAAAATCTGCCGCAGAACTCCGCCAGGttctcccttctcgccccCCGGGGCGTTGCCTCCCGCGGGGCTTATCTCGGGGACGAACACAGATGACGCATGCGACGAGCCTGCActttccgccgccgaggacgcggagtctccctcagcagccgctgcaacTGGAGGAGTCGCCAGCACTGGTTCAGGGCAGGTCGGCGAGCTAAGTGCGTCGACGAGCTCCTGGAAGGACCAGGTGACGTTGAGCAGACTGGAGAACATGTTGAGGAAGCGACAGAGCAGGAAGAATTCAAAAGTCTCCTCGACGCGGAGATTGTTCGAGCACACCGTGCCTCGTCGGAGCATGCCGTTGGGGTAAGTTTTACAGAACCGTTGCTCCAGGAGGCTCTCGAGATGGTACAGACACTGAGGACGCAAAGCGACCTGACGCGGCACGTCGAGGCCCTTCATCTTCGCGGCCCCCTGGGGACCCATGGGGGAGTAACTGCCTGCAGATACAGACTTGGTGCCCAGTTCAGACTCCAGCATCTGCCGTTCCTTTTCCCGTTCCTTCTGCTTTTCTttcaggcgcgcctccttgcTCTTCAGCGGCTTGGTCCACTTGGCTTTCTTCCTTCGCTTGAGCGCCTGCCCGTCGTCGTCCTGCTCCGGCAGggcctttctctccttctttctTGACCGCTTCTTCGGCtttcgagggcgaggcgcaccgccctctgcgggcgtGTCTCcattctgcggcgcctccgttGACCCTTCCTCTTCGGAATTCGCGCCGTTATCGGTGTCGGATGAACTGGGCGAGTAGGAGGAAACTGAAGACGATgtggaggacggcgaagacgacaaaCCCgactcgtcgtcgctggggCTCTTGGTCAAGTTGCGAAGAAGCTTCTCGGCAAGCACCTCTTCAGAAGCttcatcgtcgtcgtctctcggTGTTTCCCCGTGGCTCATCGGTCGACTCGGCAGCGGTGACGCAGGTTGCGACGCTTCGGTCTTTGGTGCCTCGCCAACAGGCTCGTCCGCCCGCGCGTCTGGCGTGTTAAGGGAAGAGGTCTCGGCGACAGCAGAcaacgcaggcgcgggggaGGACTCGTCAGCGCGTCCTTCAGCCCCTCCGATTGTGTGACCGGGATCCTCCACATCTCGCTTTTGCGGTCCCCTGTCTGGTTCGGTCTCACCCGCCGACTCCGACTCATCCACCacctcctcccccgccctcgagttttcctcctccgcggcctcgtctccttcggctTTCACGTTCGagtccgctgtctcctctcgctctcgttcGCTTGGTGCGCTCGCCACTCCTGGCGCGTCTCCACTCGACGCAGCATGCCGATCTCTCTCCAACACAGCAGCGATTTGCTGTTGAACAAGACGCTCGATTTCAAGGCGTTGGAGTCGGCGCTCTAGGAAGCACTGCCACCGAGTCGGCAGGCCCTTCGccccgttttcttcgcttcgcaCTTCCCCttggccgccgtcgccccgtgggggtctccgctgcgcgagccTGTTTTTGCTTTTACACGAtttctgcgccgcaggcgaagccgagACCGGACAAccggcctcggcgcgaaCGGCCGCTGCATCCTCAGCCACAAAGGCCCACGCCTTTTTGATCAGAAGTGCATCGCTTGTCAAATCCTTCAACTCCTCCTCGGTTCGGCTCGCGTCCTGGTCGTCCTCGGTTGGTCCCCCCGAGGGGGGAGACGTCGAGGCCGCACTGGCGCGAGacgcgtctccttccgcctGCCGGTCTTTGACCTTGTCTGTCGAGGACTCTGCAACAGACGCCGGCAGGCACTTCCCGTAGTAATGGCGCCCGTGGCGCCGTTTGATGACGTCGACAAGCACGTCCAATAGCGTCTCGTCCGCGACGTTCAGTTCGTTCCCATAGTAGTGATCTTGCCAGAAGTCATACTGCAGTTCCTCCACCAGCTCTTCTTCATCTGGTCCCAAGTCCTCGTCGGAGTCGCTGCCCTTTGGCCTCTTTCGATTCTTCGATCCCTTGTCGCAGTCCGCATCCTGCAGCCGACCGCCGCGACCTGCTCTGTCTTTCGCCTTCTTGGCGCCATCTAGTTCCCATTCGGCGTCCACCGTTGAAGAACGTTCTCGTCGAGGCACGGACCCGCCCCTCTGTTtgctgtcgcctctcgcgcgtccacGCTCGGCGCGTCCCACTtgcgcttcctctctgtctcgccgccgcgagcctgtATCTCTGCCTTCGCCCGCACTCGAGTCTTTCGCCTTTGCAGCGAGTTGCGCTTTGCCCTTGAAGGCCGCGCTTCTCGAAGAGGCGTGCTTCGAGCTGGGAGCTGCTGCCAGTCCTGGCTTACCAGTCAGCCGGTCCCgccccttcttctctgccctGGTCGGCGCCAGTTTCTGACTCCGCTTGCTCACCTTCGACATGGTGGTCGGCTAGATTCACGATAAATCCCCTCCCAACTGCTGCCCACCTGCAGACTCCCAATCTCCTCTTCTGGGCTTTGCTATACATATGCCGGTGAACGTGTGAAGTTTGCCGGGAATCGACGTACGGCTGCGGAAACAGCCGGTTTCCGACTCGGCCGTTTGTGGGTTGTCACACGCGCAAGACAACGCGCCGCCGTAGTCGATCTCACTTTGTCAGTGAATACGCGTGAAGAACAAAGTCGTTCGAGAACCGCGCGCAGTTGCCACGCCCGCGCGCATAGTGGGCTGCCACAGCCAATCGCGCCGCCTTGATGACTCTGCTCAGGTCGTTGAGATTATCTAGAGTCCATGCAGCGACTTCCGCCTAGACGGGAAAAAGCCCCTCGGCTCGAGAAAGAAGTTCTTGGTAAACCGGGGGCGCTGCAAACCGGAGTTTCACGGGAACTAGGCGACAACGCGGAGAAACGAGACGAGGCAAAATGCTCATGCCCCTCGACACCGTGATCAGACTTTAGGCCGACAATGAGAGGGTACCAGTCCGCTACCGAAAACAGGACATTTGGTCTTGCAAACTTCGCGGACTGCCCAGGACCGGAAGAGAAGTACGCAAACCCACCGAATTTGGTAGAAAGCGAAATCCCTGTTAGGTGACACACTACTCGAAAAGGCGCACTCGAAGACCAGGCGCGCCGGACGCAATTCTTACTACTCCAAACCATAGTCTGTGGAATGCCGGCTGAAAAGCTGCAGGCGGATTTTCAAGTGTTCGACTCTCGGTGCGCGGCAGAGCGCCCTCAAAATACACGAGGACCACGACAAAGGATTGCGACACCTACGGTGAGAACCGCTCTTTTGACTGCGGTTCGACTGTTGAGACCGCATGGAAAATGCAGACATACGGCAGACAACGAAAGACAAATGGCAAGCAacagcagcgacgaaggACAGAAATCGTAAGCAGTCATTTTTCCAACTGCATCTGGATGCATCAAAACGTCAAATCGGCGTATCGTGGACTGTTCCTCGCCAGAGGTGCCTTTTCTCCTGTCTGCGGCCGGTCTGTCCTGCAATGAAACAGAGGCGGGCATGGAGAAGGATCCCTATCGCAGAACGTAAGTTAATGGAATTCAAAACTGTTTCTCACTTTGGCTCGACGCCACTCTGGTTCTGCTTTCGCCGGCGTTTCGAGATCGCCAGTAGAAGCCGTCCCATCTGGCGGGTGGGAAGCAACACGTACCCTCCTTGGCCGCATGCAGGGACGCAGACAGGAGGTGGTAAGCCCTCTGTCAAAAGACCGCGGCAGACAAGTCGATAATAAAGCACCACCCCGTGTTTCAGGCCCACAGCACAGCTACAGTTATACACTTTTTAGTAGATCTCTAActttctagtaccattaggttctgtgttgttgaCTCAAAGTATTTGCTCTGAatttggtagtggtcttggttggacaatgtatcctccactaagtactagccTGATGGCattaaatccagaggcaactgattggattatcgaTTTGCCTTACGTAACGACATATTCAACAACTAACACCGGCAGGGGCAGGTGGAGAATCTCACGAGCAGCAAGCACGTCCTTGCTCCTCCCGACAGGGCGAGTCTGACAGCATGGCGCACACATCCGACAGCACTTCTGTTGTTGACCAACCTCACGATTGTCGGATTTCCTGCTCCGCTACTGAAGGAGCTGATTTTCACTGTGTCTGTCGTGCTGCTTCCATGGCGAATTGTTCCTTCCTTTTGAAACGCGTTGGTATCGCGCAACGGGCCGTACTGCAGGCCGCACATTTCAGTGGCCGAGTGGACCACTGGAGGACGTTTTCTGCCTTCTGTCCCGTAGACTGCGATAGGACTCTTTAACACGTGAGAGGAGCTTCATGGCGCCAGGGCGGTGCGTACGAACTGGTCCAAACTTGGTCGCGCGGTTTTGGTTTGCCACGCCGTCATGATCTGAGATATGCTGATTTCACACACATAAATGTTCACCAGTTATTACACGTGAAAGGGCCACTAAacgtgcgccgcgcctgaTGGGACAGAATATAGCGCGAAGCGTCCGGACCGAACCACTACGGGGCGCCAGCACTGTGGATTGGTGGGCAACTGCTGAGCTAGAATACATCCAGCATAGGTAGGGTTTTGACAAATCTTGCCCAAATGTTTCGCTTCATGTGACTACGCCCAGTGCGTGCCTCACAAGACCTGACGCGGAGGCTGGCTGTCAAAGGAGGGGCTGCGTGACTCAAGTCGCCCGCATAGAGCAGACTGCTTCGCACCCACTGTTTTACCGACCAACATTCAAACACGTTAGCGAGTGTCGCGCCTCTGTAACGGGCGCAAGTGACGCGATGTGGCATAATGCCTGAGAATGTGTCCTACATGTGAGGTTTCGGTGAGGAAGGCCGCCTTTTCCCGTTGGTGGCTGGGTAAGGCGCTTTGCCCGCGTGACAGATGCTCCCGGATACTCCGCATTTGTTCATTCCCCACTTCGGGACACCAACGGAAAGCCGAGTGGGTTGGCAGGTTGGCTTGGTGCGCCACCCCCTTGTAGGGGCAAACACCAGAAGGTTTTGACTCTGACACGCAGCTGGATACCTCTGTCTGAGCGTTAGAGTCCCTCCAGAGCCCACCTTTGCTCATTACCTGTCCTGCGCATACAAAAACTAAAGTACTCACCACGCGGTGGACtgagccgcccgcggccACGCAACGATGTCCACCCACAATCCACTAGAGTCTCGGTACTCCGGGATAATCTCCCATCCAGAAACCGGCTTTCTCTCGGCAGGACTTGCCTCTTGCTTATGCCATTCTGCCGGTCTCGCTTCTGCATTCCCAGGGGTCCTTGGCGACTCGAGGACGCTTTCTAGGAGGACGCACGTCGGGTGCTGACGTCGCTCCTCTCGAGTTTGCAAGATCTTCCGCAGTTCAATCAATACTCTGACGTGAAGCGGAGACACTACGCAGTGGCGAACGCGGTCGGGATGTGTATTTATTGCGGCACGACAACGAAAAAACGATTTCGGTAACGAGCGGCCTTCTTTTTCAAAGCGGTCGATGGCTTGCTGGAAACCCCACCCTAGACGGCAAGAGGCTGCCTCCTTGCTAGGCTGGGCGAAGCCCAGGCTGGGATTCTCGGCTGATGGCACAGACTTGCCGTTACGAAGTGGAACCGCCGGCAAGGGTTCAGTCTCGTTCGCCCTGCGAGAAGCCCCCGGTGCACGAGAACAAGGCAGCTGGCGCCCTGACACTCGAGCCTGGAAAGGCGCTCTCTCTTGTGCCGCAGCGGGCTTGTCCGCTTCACCCACACTCCTCCCCAGAACCATGctggtgtctcctcgcgtcaAGTAAGAAACAGTAGCGAAGTAAAGTTGAGTTTGTTGTTTGTGGGAAATAAAGCTGTCACTGAtcccctcctctgcgttgAAGGCTTCGCTGGCCTCCCTGGCCCTTGCTCGTTTCCAACTCGGCGCCATGGCGCTTCCAGCACTACAGTCCAAAGAGTCCGAGGCGCAGCCTCCAGTTTTTGACGAAGACGTCGTAGCGGTGCACACAGTTTGCAAGTCTGCCGCTGATGCATTTTGACTCCGTTTTCGCCTTGGCTGACTTGGAGAGTCCAATTCACACAGCGCGGACCAGAGCAAACTGGGCATATACATGTCCTGGAGAGCCAAGGCCCAGCAGAGCTGCACTTTATCCAATGTCGAGTACCGCCACGCACaggcgtgtgcatgcgtcgcCAGGTAGATAGTCAGCTGAGAAAGCAACTGCCGCTCACAGCTTCGTATCTTCCTTGCGTGCCCCGGTAGCGTCTGGACGAtgtcctctctgcgcccgcagTCGAGAAATTGGGATCCCGAACTGGCGCGCACATCCAGCCGAGTGTCGCCCCCCCAACTGGCGTCAGCTGAAGAGGCCTCACAAAGCTTTCCATACGGAGCACGTGGCTGTCCAGCGCCCCCACGCAAGTCTTCTGCGGCAGGTCCTCCAAAGGCCTTCGAGACTGCGTCCTGTTCCCCGGGGTTGCCACATGCCAACCCTGCaaagaaagaggaaaaggCCCATACAAGTGACGTCACGGCGGTCGGCTGGAGGGACGCCAAGAACGGACCCaccgcggctgtcgcgcagaACTGAGACTTCTCCGCAGTTATTGTAAGAGGGACGGTCGACAACTCTGTGCCGGCAGGCACTGCGCGAGACTCTTTCGTGGCTGTGGTTTCGAAAGGATACTcctcgtttcctcctcttttcATTCCTTCATCCACACGCAGTCGGAGGGGAACGTGCGGAGATCGTCCCTCGGGTAttcgtcgcgctgcgccgggaCCCAGACTGCCCTGTGTTGAGCAGGCCCGATCTTTAAGCAGCAAAGCAGCAACTGCATGAAAACAGTCGGAAGCTGGAATGTCAAGGGCGGCAAAAGCAGACAACAGCCCTGCCACACTCTCTCCCAGCGTCCTCGACGCGACGCCTCCTTGTGCGCCACCCTCACCACCGGTTACGAAAGGCCCCTGCATTCCCTGCGAGATACACTTGCTGTCGTGCGGCAGGCAATCGAATCTTGAGTACGTATCTATGAGCCTCACATGGGCACCGGAGACGCCCTCAGGCCTGCTAGCCCACGCTGCACTCCGCCGACGAGGCTTGCCGCGACTCGCCGAGCCTGCGGCCAGGGGACAGGTCTCCGCGTGCAGCGCCCTAAGCTGTTGGTGGTATTGCTCCCATTCTGTCGGCAGTTGGCGCAGCATGCCGCTGGCAATGGCGTTCATCAGAGCCTGGTCGCGGTGCCCCACAGTGCTGCAGGCATGAGCGAGCATGGAGAGCTCTCGCAGGGCAAGCTCGGGGACGCGACGACGAACCCCAGCAACGGCCTGACGCCAGAAGGCGTCCTGGGCCGCGCCGTTAGTGTAATTTCGTCCGTCTTGAGTAGCAGAGGGGGCAGGGTTTGAGCCGCGGCACTGGGCAAGCCCCCAAAGACCTATGGAAAGCTCGCGAGGACGGAAATAggggaggcagcgcagcACACTGCTTTCGAGAAGATGGAGCATCTCTGCACATGGCTGTTGCCCTGGACGGATATGTGTCCCGGGCTTTATGTCCGTagacggcgcagccgcggcagagaccCCTGCATCTGACTCGTAGCCAGAAtgcgcggctgtctcctgGTGCAAATGATGGGGTGGCGCCAGGCCTCTCGTGTCTAGTAGCGCACCGTGGCAACCTTGGAAACCCGCCTCGGTAGCCGCCACATGCGAGGACCCCAAGCCCGCGTCACGAAAATCTGCAGTCGCATTCGTCGTCTGGCTTCCTCTTGGTTCACCTTGTTCCGCCGGCATTCCCGCAGGGCTCGGAGAGTCTCCGCCTcgagagacggcgcagaaTGTCCCCCGCTCCTGCTCTGGTGGAGGCAGCCGAAGCTTCCCGTACGCCCAACAAAGAGAGGCTACAAACCGAAGCTGCGGGGGCGTGGGTTCGTTTCTTCCCTCTAGCTGTCCACTTCTGCTTGGGGCCGGAGGTACGCCGTCCTCGGCTATCCCCAAGTGCCCTCTGCTCGTCGCTTCGCCTGGAGCAAGCATGTACCCCCCGGAATCTTCCACTCCTGCTGTGCTTTGTATGCTACGACGCATCGTAGCTCGTGTGCATCCTAGGGTCGCGCGGTCATCTGCTTCGAGTGCCGGCAGGGCAGCTGCCTCTTCGGCCGCCTTGAAGCAAGAATACGTTCTCGTCGTTCCGTCTCCCGAAACGATCTTGTTGACTGCGCAATCCGTGGGGACCTCAGAGGCGATCCAAGGAGGGAGTGTCCGTGGCAAACCATCCCCTGGAGCAAGCGAGCATTGAAGATCTGCCTCATCCTTCTCTGGGCACGAGGAATCCACTGCTACACGCGCACACGAGAAGGCCGACGAGGCTCTGCTGGCCCTTGCGCAATC
This window harbors:
- a CDS encoding hypothetical protein (encoded by transcript BESB_038870) — protein: MSKVSKRSQKLAPTRAEKKGRDRLTGKPGLAAAPSSKHASSRSAAFKGKAQLAAKAKDSSAGEGRDTGSRRRDREEAQVGRAERGRARGDSKQRGGSVPRRERSSTVDAEWELDGAKKAKDRAGRGGRLQDADCDKGSKNRKRPKGSDSDEDLGPDEEELVEELQYDFWQDHYYGNELNVADETLLDVLVDVIKRRHGRHYYGKCLPASVAESSTDKVKDRQAEGDASRASAASTSPPSGGPTEDDQDASRTEEELKDLTSDALLIKKAWAFVAEDAAAVRAEAGCPVSASPAAQKSCKSKNRLAQRRPPRGDGGQGEVRSEENGAKGLPTRWQCFLERRLQRLEIERLVQQQIAAVLERDRHAASSGDAPGVASAPSEREREETADSNVKAEGDEAAEEENSRAGEEVVDESESAGETEPDRGPQKRDVEDPGHTIGGAEGRADESSPAPALSAVAETSSLNTPDARADEPVGEAPKTEASQPASPLPSRPMSHGETPRDDDDEASEEVLAEKLLRNLTKSPSDDESGLSSSPSSTSSSVSSYSPSSSDTDNGANSEEEGSTEAPQNGDTPAEGGAPRPRKPKKRSRKKERKALPEQDDDGQALKRRKKAKWTKPLKSKEARLKEKQKEREKERQMLESELGTKSVSAGSYSPMGPQGAAKMKGLDVPRQVALRPQCLYHLESLLEQRFCKTYPNGMLRRGTVCSNNLRVEETFEFFLLCRFLNMFSSLLNVTWSFQELVDALSSPTCPEPVLATPPVAAAAEGDSASSAAESAGSSHASSVFVPEISPAGGNAPGGEKGEPGGVLRQILTKIFGFLGRRMTPGMSIARMCGRYVEEKRRDGIIPAGLLWPFDYPVKVWQSCDASGGAEKKKKETAAPACESERSDHRAPAAEDVKSTKEGGRAPRKNDDKKQGSLAGGTETNDVDGVLLESVYNPFKVCEDWRRLRSIHKLRLVRVLIEHAMSESPQVAKVLKGLTQEELEAGFKGSDEAGRLYWIVPQCGDPTVFKLYREDPHAQQLSILCEDISSLESIAEALGMEETTAGMSVVLLEAHQQFLIQEKQRSRELRRQKALSRQLEISNWGFVPASSRRERKAVDYMFSAYEASIEGRSSSLSGSASRGPSCAEAQRQDRSERLRARQARKEEQSAVAAVEAAKKDDGEPEEGAMPAPADEATLVVAPRVERSSPPPVAEAKPASSRPRPSRKRQAKASAVEAPHLTQGGTTPQLQGYTLAQQQQIMATLHQQQQHRLLTQQQQAAAHMHGGAGAGVDMLAERSSHAGAAPAYRQGAWTVEQAHQQVQRPPQFSAQVTPHQQALDLLRQRMDLLRQSLLQRTDLPVEQRQALYQQGWAQLSAEFTRMTGALVHTRDRAPASHEAQQAPRAQDERTVAGLSQSQALRERRLPVQSSPDVWEQSVPVRPSRAQPEHEQAIRCRLKGQEDARVCAQVELQRRQEARARAEAELQRQRLVILQEQQHVLRVQQQQMLLLRQQREQLHLTQHRVAPPRAGPGSTSHPTSDKRGIPSNGAGTELNLSHEKQSARRTVDHSELESLAAAGERPSILIGQASARGQGPESEIVASGSWQGRHMPVEIREAGSTGRATNQRVLIGAETNCLAAEYSRSSGEAYSEGMRPQPGQ
- a CDS encoding hypothetical protein (encoded by transcript BESB_038880); protein product: MSRTRKSLDASCRVEGLEKGRTAVRAHNFRSLRWHSICTVAPVASEQVEGGRASRRTANAGEDGLSPRRKYFDSSLKGDRSFTLGGSFPGCRPASGNEDRWAREKHLPDTECDGTSHHIFHLEQEVRNGFPVGNATAPAAGRQRGARVRLKQLDFHAAVRRSKSVEQLLDVCADFLLETKQEIGDCCAADRTSRGFETIRTIAQDHLDWSPLGPVTGGPPEVSQPLSSAECLVALHVCPHVAADFGWINSAHVLHRLALLVADSGFTGLAKPSLGEWRQTGDDAVRSARRLRRLAACGDDHGGKTVGCEGKRECGSAPHLPSHSQGSTAQDLQAAGLAQDEPPVDRSPAVRSPIHLLDDPRFLCVMRCVLHHLRDTHRKLLACGYSPLPERAAGENSRDFMQPARLFRGTDAPLAVSHLQASRSPSDPGSAKGSRDARVDSCGLYSVSKRGRDCARASRASSAFSCARVAVDSSCPEKDEADLQCSLAPGDGLPRTLPPWIASEVPTDCAVNKIVSGDGTTRTYSCFKAAEEAAALPALEADDRATLGCTRATMRRSIQSTAGVEDSGGYMLAPGEATSRGHLGIAEDGVPPAPSRSGQLEGRNEPTPPQLRFVASLCWAYGKLRLPPPEQERGTFCAVSRGGDSPSPAGMPAEQGEPRGSQTTNATADFRDAGLGSSHVAATEAGFQGCHGALLDTRGLAPPHHLHQETAAHSGYESDAGVSAAAAPSTDIKPGTHIRPGQQPCAEMLHLLESSVLRCLPYFRPRELSIGLWGLAQCRGSNPAPSATQDGRNYTNGAAQDAFWRQAVAGVRRRVPELALRELSMLAHACSTVGHRDQALMNAIASGMLRQLPTEWEQYHQQLRALHAETCPLAAGSASRGKPRRRSAAWASRPEGVSGAHVRLIDTYSRFDCLPHDSKCISQGMQGPFVTGGEGGAQGGVASRTLGESVAGLLSAFAALDIPASDCFHAVAALLLKDRACSTQGSLGPGAARRIPEGRSPHVPLRLRVDEGMKRGGNEEYPFETTATKESRAVPAGTELSTVPLTITAEKSQFCATAAVGPFLASLQPTAVTSLVWAFSSFFAGLACGNPGEQDAVSKAFGGPAAEDLRGGAGQPRAPYGKLCEASSADASWGGDTRLDVRASSGSQFLDCGRREDIVQTLPGHARKIRSCERQLLSQLTIYLATHAHACAWRYSTLDKVQLCWALALQDMYMPSLLWSALCELDSPSQPRRKRSQNASAADLQTVCTATTSSSKTGGCASDSLDCSAGSAMAPSWKRARAREASEAFNAEEGISDSFISHKQQTQLYFATVSYLTRGDTSMVLGRSVGEADKPAAAQERAPFQARVSGRQLPCSRAPGASRRANETEPLPAVPLRNGKSVPSAENPSLGFAQPSKEAASCRLGWGFQQAIDRFEKEGRSLPKSFFRCRAAINTHPDRVRHCVVSPLHVRVLIELRKILQTREERRQHPTCVLLESVLESPRTPGNAEARPAEWHKQEASPAERKPVSGWEIIPEYRDSSGLWVDIVAWPRAAQSTAW